CGGCGTCGTGGGGCGTGGTGTCCGCCCCCTGGTGGTCGTGAGTGACCGGCGTACTTCCCCTTCCCGCCGCCACTCGGCGCTCCCTTGCGCCCCTGCGCGCCGGCCTCAAAGCCCGCGGCGGTGCGTGGAATTCCAGCACAGTGCCGGATCTCCAACAAGGGCCTCGTACCGGGCTGTGACCTGGGTGACGCGGTGTGATGAATGGGTAACAAGCTGTGTAGCGTGTTCGCGGGCAAAGTGGACCATTGTGGGTGAATCGATGGAGGGTGAAGGGTGTCCCAGTCGACATGATCGGGAGCGGAATGGCTGATTCAGTGACGCAATGTCCGTTTCCATCGAAGTGACCGACCGCCCGGAATGGGGTAATTGTTGATGCGGTCGTGAGCAAACTCACACGATGATCGCCGTCTCATCCGGGCTTCCGGCGGGAATTGGATGTTTAGCCTGGCGCTTTACAGGGATGGCAAATCCGACAACCGGCGCCCCTTCGGGTGGCGCCCGTACCGACAGGGTCTCAACGGCAGATGAAGACGACGATGATGTTCCGCAACATTGCCAACCCCCGGCGCACCACGCTGGCGCACCTCAGGGACGCCGACGAACTGCAGACGCCGCAGCAGCCGGAGCACGCCGTCGACCTGCCCACCCAGACGGCCAACCCCCGCCGCACCATCCTCATGGAGGCCCCGGCAACGGCTACAGCCGCAGCCGAGTAATACGCAGGTGTCCCCCCTCACCCGCGTTAGCCTGGGGCGTCAGTCTTCAGCCAGCCAGCAAGTGAGGGGCGACAGCATCCCGTGCGCATCGCCAGGTTCTCCATCGACGGCAATGTCGCCTTCGGCGCCGTAGAGGGCGAGGGGCCCGACGGTCTCGTCCTCGACATCATCAAGGGCATTCCGTACGCCGAGTTCGAGCTCTCCGGCACCAAGGTCCCGCTGAGCAAGGTCCGCCTCCTGCCGCCCGTGCTCCCGAACAAGGTCGTGGCCATCGGCCGCAACTACGCGGAGCACGCCGCGGAACTCGGCAACGAGGTGCCGGACGTCCCCGTCGCCTTCTTCAAGCCCACCACCTCGGTGATCGGCTCCGGCGACGCCATCGAGTACCCCTCCTTCTCCAATGAGCTGCACCACGAGGCCGAACTGGCCGTGGTCATCGGCCGCATGTGCCGCGAAGTGCCGCGTGAGCGTGTGAAGGACGTCATCTTCGGCTACACCTGCGCCAATGACGTCACCGCCCGCGATGCCCAGAAGCGCGAGAAGCAGTGGGCCCGGGCGAAGGGCTTCGACACGTCCTGCCCGCTCGGCCCCTGGGTGGAGACCGACCTCGACCCCAGCGATCTGACCATTCAGGCAACGGTCAACGGCGAGCAACGCCAGCTGGGCCGTACGAGCGACATGGTCCGCTCGATCGAGGATCTGGTCGTCCACATCACGGAAGCCATGACGCTGCTCCCGGGCGATGTGATCCTCACCGGCACCCCCGCAGGGGTCGGACCCCTCCATGTCGGCGACGAGGTCGCCGTCACCATCGAAGGCATCGGCACTCTCACCAACAAGGTGATCAAGCGTGGTTAACGCATCTGTCCGCGTACGTTTCTGTCCCTCCCCGACCGGCAACCCCCACGTGGGCCTGGTCCGCACCGCCCTCTTCAACTGGGCCTTCGCCCGGCACCACGGCGGCACCCTGGTCTTCCGCATCGAGGACACCGACGCCGCCCGCGACTCCGAGGAGTCCTACAACCAGCTCCTGGAGTCGATGCGCTGGCTCGGCTTCGACTGGGACGAGGGCCCCGAGGTCGGCGGCCCGCACGCCCCGTACCGGCAGTCGCAGCGCATGGACATCTACAAGGATGTCGCCGACAGGCTCCTCTCCGGCGGGTACGCGTACCACTGCTACTGCACCACCGAGGAGCTCGACACCCGCCGCGACGCCGCCCGCGCCGCCGGCAAGCCGTCCGGCTACGACGGCCACTGCCGCGACCTCACCGCCGAGCAGATCGCCGCGTACGAGGCCGAGGGCCGCACCTCCATCGTCCGCTTCCGGATGCCCGACGAGGCGATCACCTTCACCGACCTGGTCCGCGGCGAGCTGACCTTCCAGCCGGAGAACGTGCCGGACTACGGCATCGTCCGCGCCAACGGAGCCCCGCTCTACACGCTGGTCAACCCGGTCGACGACGCGCTGATGGAGATCACCCACGTCCTGCGCGGCGAGGACCTGCTCTCCTCCACCCCGCGTCAGATCGCCCTCTACAAGGCGCTCATCGAGCTGGGCATCGCCAAGGGGACCCCCGCCTTCGGCCACCTCCCGTACGTCATGGGCGAGGGCAACAAGAAGCTCTCCAAGCGCGACCCGCAGGCCTCGCTCAATCTCTACCGAGAGCGCGGCTTCCTGCCCGAGGGGCTGCTCAACTACCTCTCCCTGCTGGGCTGGTCCATCGCCGAGGACCGCGACATCTTCTCCACCGAGGAGATGGTGGCCGCGTTCGACATCAAGGACGTCAACGCCAACCCGGCGCGCTTCGACCTGAAGAAGTGCGAGCACATCAACGCCGAGCACCTGCGCATGCTCGACGTGAAGACGTTCACCGAGGCGTGCGGCCCCTGGCTGAAGGCGCCGTTCGCCACGTGGGCCCCGGTGGCCTTCGACGCCGAGGCCTTCGCGGCGATCGCCCCGCACGCCCAGACCCGTGTCACGGTGCTCTCGGACATCACGGCCAACGTCGACTTCCTCTTCCTCGACGAGCCGGCGACGGACGAGGCGTCCTGGGCCAAGGCGATGAAGGAGGGCTCCGACGCCCTGCTGGTCACGGCCCGCGCCAAGCTGGCCGCTGCCGAGTGGAACGCGGACGCCCTGAAGAACGCCATCCTCACCGCGGGCGAGGAGCACGGCCTGAAGCTCGGCAAGGCCCAGGCCCCGGTCCGCGTCGCGGTCACCGGCCGCACGATCGGTCTGCCGCTCTTCGAGTCCCTGGAGATCCTGGGCCGCGAGAAGACGATCGCCCGCATCGACGCGGCACTGGCCAGGCTGGCCGCCGCGTAACCATCCAGGTCACGCCATCGGGGGCGGCCGCCGGGTTCATTCCGGAGGCCGCCCCCGAACGCGTCATT
This sequence is a window from Streptomyces sp. NBC_01217. Protein-coding genes within it:
- the gltX gene encoding glutamate--tRNA ligase, whose product is MVNASVRVRFCPSPTGNPHVGLVRTALFNWAFARHHGGTLVFRIEDTDAARDSEESYNQLLESMRWLGFDWDEGPEVGGPHAPYRQSQRMDIYKDVADRLLSGGYAYHCYCTTEELDTRRDAARAAGKPSGYDGHCRDLTAEQIAAYEAEGRTSIVRFRMPDEAITFTDLVRGELTFQPENVPDYGIVRANGAPLYTLVNPVDDALMEITHVLRGEDLLSSTPRQIALYKALIELGIAKGTPAFGHLPYVMGEGNKKLSKRDPQASLNLYRERGFLPEGLLNYLSLLGWSIAEDRDIFSTEEMVAAFDIKDVNANPARFDLKKCEHINAEHLRMLDVKTFTEACGPWLKAPFATWAPVAFDAEAFAAIAPHAQTRVTVLSDITANVDFLFLDEPATDEASWAKAMKEGSDALLVTARAKLAAAEWNADALKNAILTAGEEHGLKLGKAQAPVRVAVTGRTIGLPLFESLEILGREKTIARIDAALARLAAA
- a CDS encoding fumarylacetoacetate hydrolase family protein → MRIARFSIDGNVAFGAVEGEGPDGLVLDIIKGIPYAEFELSGTKVPLSKVRLLPPVLPNKVVAIGRNYAEHAAELGNEVPDVPVAFFKPTTSVIGSGDAIEYPSFSNELHHEAELAVVIGRMCREVPRERVKDVIFGYTCANDVTARDAQKREKQWARAKGFDTSCPLGPWVETDLDPSDLTIQATVNGEQRQLGRTSDMVRSIEDLVVHITEAMTLLPGDVILTGTPAGVGPLHVGDEVAVTIEGIGTLTNKVIKRG